In Actinotignum schaalii, the sequence GGCGGGCGGCCGGGCGGCGCGATTCGATTATCGTCGTCGCCGAAGGCTGCATGGACCGACACGGTGAAAAGATCACCGCACAGCGCATCCAGGCAGCTATTAAGGAACGCACCGGGGAGTCCCCGCGGATTACCGCGCTCGGCCACGTGCAGCGCGGCGGCACCCCGTCCGCTTATGACCGCTGGATGTCCACCCTGCTCGGCTACACCGCAGCCCTGGAGGTGATCCGGGCCGAACCGGGCGAAGAATCCTGCATTATCGGGATTCGTAATAACCGGCTCCAGCGCCTGCCGCTGGTGGAAACGGTTGCCAATACCAAGAAGGTTATCGACTACCTCGAAGAGGGCGATTACGAAGCGGCGGTGCGTTCGCGCGGCACCAGCTTCTCCCGTATCAAGTCCCTTTTCGAGACGCTTTCTTCCCCGCTGGGTGAGGACCGCTACTTCAAGGACGGCTGGCGCCCGCGGGTGGCCGTGCTCCACGCCGGCGGGCTCGCCCCGGGAATGAATGCGGCCGCGCGTAGCGCGGTACGGCTCGGCCTGGATCGTGGTTTTGAGATGCTAGGTGTGGAGGGCGGTTTCCCCGGCCTCATCCGCGGGGATATTCGCCCGCTGAGCTGGGGCGATGTGGATGGCTGGGTTTCGCTCGGCGGGGCGGAGCTGGGCACTGCCCGCTCGGTCCTCGGCATCGAGGATTACTTCGGGCTGGCCCGCTCCATCGAAGCCAATGGCCTGGACGCCATTATTATGATCGGCGGCCTGGCCGGCTATGAAACCGCGTGGAATATGGCGAAAGAGGCGGACCGCTACACCGCCTTCCGCCTCCCCCTCATCTGCGTGCCGGCCTCCATTGATAACAATCTGCCCGGCCACGATCTGTCCATCGGGGTGGATACCGCGCTCAATACCAATGTGGAGACCATCGATAAGATTCGCCGTTCCGCTTCCGCTTCCCGGCGCTGCTTCGTGGTGGAAACGATGGGCCGGAAATGCGGTTACCTCGCGCTTATGAGCGCGCTATCCACCGGGGCCGAGCAGGTCTACCTGCATGAGACCGGGGTGGATCTGGCGATGCTCACGAAGGAAAGCGAGCGGATGAACCGGGCCTTTGATGGCTCCCGCTCCCTCTACTTGGCTATTCGTAATGAGGATGCTTCCAAGTACTACACCGCGGATCTGCTGCGGCGGGTTTTCCAGCAGGAGGGCCACGGGGCTTTCTCGGTTCGTTCCACGATTATTGGGCACCAGCAGCAGGGCGGTATTCCCACGTCCTACGACCGTACGCTCGCGGTGTCGCTCGCGGCCCTCGCCATTGATGAGGTAACCGCGCAGCTGGAGAAGAAGGAGCGGGT encodes:
- a CDS encoding 6-phosphofructokinase, producing the protein MSDHADPVSLAILTSGGDAPGMNPVVRAVVRTALHVGARPFAIREGWRGAIDNLIEPLVWSDVSSILDKGGTVIGSARSTEFRERDGMRKVAANLVRAGIDRLVVIGGDGSLTGADTLRERWSGLLEELVEAGEIEADLAARHPELHIAGVVGSIDNDMVGTDMTVGTNSALCRIIDAIDALTSTAASHQRVFVVEVMGRRCGYLALMGAMAGGADDVIIPELPPEDGWEDAICEKIRSGRAAGRRDSIIVVAEGCMDRHGEKITAQRIQAAIKERTGESPRITALGHVQRGGTPSAYDRWMSTLLGYTAALEVIRAEPGEESCIIGIRNNRLQRLPLVETVANTKKVIDYLEEGDYEAAVRSRGTSFSRIKSLFETLSSPLGEDRYFKDGWRPRVAVLHAGGLAPGMNAAARSAVRLGLDRGFEMLGVEGGFPGLIRGDIRPLSWGDVDGWVSLGGAELGTARSVLGIEDYFGLARSIEANGLDAIIMIGGLAGYETAWNMAKEADRYTAFRLPLICVPASIDNNLPGHDLSIGVDTALNTNVETIDKIRRSASASRRCFVVETMGRKCGYLALMSALSTGAEQVYLHETGVDLAMLTKESERMNRAFDGSRSLYLAIRNEDASKYYTADLLRRVFQQEGHGAFSVRSTIIGHQQQGGIPTSYDRTLAVSLAALAIDEVTAQLEKKERVGARYIGQHNGKLESHPIMRMDEEMDMKNRVPLDPWWISALPVLYTVAAREDTTPLEHLAIYDDNR